From one Ammospiza caudacuta isolate bAmmCau1 chromosome 8, bAmmCau1.pri, whole genome shotgun sequence genomic stretch:
- the GTF3C3 gene encoding general transcription factor 3C polypeptide 3: MSGFSPELIEYLEGKISFEEFEQRREERKSREKDGENASAEENEEDVEAPSSSRKASGKSQSQDETDGETADGVSKSVHRVFASMLGENEEEEDEEEEEEEEEEEEGGGGGEEEEETTEQPTAGDVFVLEMVLNRETKKMMKEKRPRSKLPRALRGLMGEANIRFARGEREEAILMCMEIIRQAPLAHEPFSTLAMIYEDQGDMEKSLQFGLIAAHLNPSNTEEWVRLAEMSLEQDNIKQAVFCYTKALKYDPSNVRYLWERSSLYEQLGEQKMAMDGYRRILNLLAPSDGERFMQLARDMAKSYYEANDVTSAIEIVEEAFSKHQSLVSMEDVNIAAELYISSKQYDKALAVITDFTGIVLEKKAPERSAAEEKKDAAVETQENQEAVTDSQSQPVAESSAPAVEKVSCCIPEGVPIDITVKLMVCLIHLNILEPLSPLLTTLVEQNPEEMGDLYLDVAEAFLDVGEYNSALPLLSSLVCSERYNLAVVWLRHAECLKALGHMERAAESYAKVVDLAPLHLDARISLSTLQQQLGRPEKALEALEPMYDPDTLAQDANAAQQELKLLLHRSTLLYSQGKMYGYIDTLLTMLAMLLKVAMSRAQVCLISSSKSGERHLYLIKVSRDKISDNDDQETANCDAKAIFAVLTSVLTKDDWWNLLLKAIYALCDLSRYKEAELLVDSSLEYYSFYEDRQKRKELEYFGLSAAILDKNFRKAYNYIRIMVMENVNKPQLWNIFNQVTMQSQDVRHHRFCLRLMLKNPDNHVLCVLNGHNAFVSGSFKHALGQYVQAFRANPDEPLYSLCIGLTFIHMASQKYVLKRHALLVQGFSFLHRYLDLRGPCQESFYNLGRGLHQLGLLHLAIHYYQRALELPPLTLEGIETDQTDLRRDTAFNLSLIYQSSGNTRMAQKMLYTYAVV, translated from the exons GATGGTGAAAATGCATCTGCTGAGGAAAATGAAGAAGATGTAGAGGCTCCATCTTCATCCAGAAAAGCATCTGGGAAGTCCCAAAGTCAGGATGAAACTGATG GAGAAACAGCAGATGGGGTCAGTAAATCTGTCCATCGGGTCTTTGCATCCATGCTTGGGGAaaatgaagaggaggaggatgaagaggaggaggaggaggaagaagaagaagaagaaggaggaggaggaggagaagaggaagaagaaactACAGAGCAGCCTACAGCtggagatgtttttgttttggagaTGGTTCTTAATCGAGAGACCAAGAAAATGATGAAA GAGAAAAGACCTCGCAGCAAACTTCCCCGTGCCTTGAGGGGTCTGATGGGAGAGGCCAACATCAGATTTGCTCGAGGAGAGCGTGAGGAGGCCATTCTGATGTGCATGGAGATCATCAGACAAG CTCCTCTTGCTCATGAGCCATTTTCCACTCTTGCCATGATCTATGAAGACCAGGGTGATATGGAGAAATCATTACAGTTTGGACTGATTGCAGCTCACTTAAATCCTAGCAATACTGAGGAGTGGGTTAGACTGGCAGAAATGTCACTGGAGCAGGACAATATTAAGCAGGCTGTGTTCTGCTACACAAAAG CTCTGAAGTACGACCCGAGCAACGTGCGCTACCTGTGGGAGAGGTCCAGCCTGTACGAGCAGCTGGGCGAGCAGAAGATGGCCATGGACGGCTACCGGCGCATCCTGAACCTGCTGGCTCCCTCCGACGGGGAGCGCTTCATGCAGCTGGCCCGGGACATGGCCAA GAGTTACTATGAAGCCAATGACGTAACCTCTGCTATTGAGATAGTGGAAGAGGCCTTTAGCAAGCACCAGAGCCTTGTATCCATGGAGGATGTGAACATTGCAGCTGAGCTCTACATCTCCTCCAAGCAGTATGACAAAGCTCTGGCG GTTATTACAGATTTTACGGGAATTGTACTTGAAAAAAAAGCACCAGAAAGAAgtgcagctgaggagaaaaagg atGCTGCAGTAGAAACTCAGGAAAACCAGGAGGCAGTGACTGACAGCCAAAGTCAGCCAGTTGCTGAATCCAGTGCTCCAG CTGTGGAGAAGGTCAGCTGCTGCATACCTGAGGGTGTTCCCATAGACATCACAGTCAAGCTGATGGTGTGCTTGATTCACCTGAACATCCTGGAGCCACTCAGT CCTCTTTTGACTACTCTGGTGGAACAAAATCCAGAAGAAATGGGTGACTTGTACTTGGATGTTGCAGAGGCCTTTCTGGATGTTGGAGAATACAACTCAGCCCTGCCTCTCCTGAGCTCCCTTGTCTGCTCAGAGCGGTACAACCTGGCTGTTGTGTGGCTTCGGCACGCAG AGTGCTTGAAGGCTTTGGGACACATGGAGCGTGCTGCAGAGAGCTATGCCAAAGTTGTTGATCTTGCCCCATTGCATCTCGATGCAAGAATCTCACTTTCAacacttcagcagcagctgggccgGCCGGAGAAAGCTCTGGAGGCTCTGGAGCCAATGTATGACCCAGATACTCTGGCTCAGGATGCTAATGCTGCACAGCAG GAATTAAAGCTTCTCCTGCATCGCTCCACGCTGTTGTATTCCCAAGGCAAAATGTATGGTTACATTGACACCTTGCTCACaatgctggccatgctgctgaAG GTAGCAATGAGCAGAGCTCAGGTGTGTTTGATATCTAGTTCCAAATCTGGAGAGAGACACCTCTATCTTATTAAGGTGTCAAGGGATAAAATTTCTGACAATGATGACCAAGAGACAGCAAATTGCGATGCGAAAG CAATTTTTGCTGTCCTCACAAGCGTTCTGACAAAAGATGACTGGTGGAACCTCCTCCTGAAGGCAATATATGCCTTGTGTGACCTCTCCCGCTACAAGGAGGCAGAGCTCCTTGTGGATTCCTCTCTGGAATATTACTCCTTCTACGAGGACAGACAAAAGCGCAAGGAGCTGGAGTACTttgggctctctgcagcaatTCTGGACAAGAACTTCAGAAAAGCTTACAACTATATCAG GATCATGGTCATGGAAAATGTCAATAAGCCCCAGCTGTGGAACATCTTCAATCAGGTCACTATGCAGTCTCAGGATGTCCGCCACCATCGCTTTTGTCTCCGCCTGATGCTGAAAAATCCTGACAATCACGTGCTGTGTGTCCTCAATGGGCACAATGCCTTCGTGTCTGGCAGTTTCAAGCATGCTCTTG gTCAGTATGTACAAGCCTTCCGTGCAAACCCAGACGAGCCTTTGTACAGTCTTTGTATTGGCCTGACTTTCATCCACATGGCCTCTCAGAAATATGTGCTGAAAAGGCATGCTCTTCTAGTACAG GGATTCTCCTTCCTTCACCGCTACTTGGACCTGCGTGGGCCATGCCAGGAGTCCTTCTACAACCTAGGCCGTGGCCTGCACCAGCTGGGACTGCTGCACCTGGCAATCCACTATTACCAGAGAGCACTTGAGCTTCCTCCCCTCACCTTAGAG GGAATAGAAACAGATCAAACAGACTTGAGAAGAGACACTGCCTTTAACTTGTCACTCATTTACCAGAGCAGTGGGAATACCAGAATGGCTCAGAAGATGCTGTATACCTATGCAGTTGTGTGA